The stretch of DNA GGATCCTCGTCGCCGGCAGGAAGGGGGGAATCTCCGCGGAATGCCGCGCGCGGCTTGGCGCCACCGTCGACCGCGCCCGAGAGCTGGTGCGGAGCGCGCCACGTCGAGGCGCCGAGACGCGAGGGATGCGCCGGCGTCTACACGCCGCCGGCAGCGTGCCAGAACGTGGGCCGTCAGCCGCCGCGCAGGCGGGCGTGGGCGCCGGCGGCGTCGCACTCGTCGGTCCGGTCGCGGGTGACGTCGGGCCGCAGCGAGTCCGTGTGCGCGAGCCAGGCGTCGCGGACGGCGTCGGGTAGCGCGGCGCGCGCGATGGCGTCGGCGAGGAGCTTGCGCCGGCGCATGAAGTGGCCGCCCATGATCGGGTGCGTGGCGTGCGCCTGGCGCACGTCGCGGCCGGTGTAGGCGACGTCGGCACCGAGCGCGTGCAGCGTCAGCTCGGTCTCCTTCGCGATCAGGCGCTCCTTGTCGGCGCCCTTGAAGAGGAAGCCGATCATGAAGTCGCCGAAGACGTGGCCGTAGAAGTCGCGCAGGACGGCGCGGATCGCCTCGGGACCGCCGGCCTGCTCGACGAGGGAGGGCTGCACGGAGGCGACGATAGCCGCCGGCGCCGGCCGGCACCACGCCCGGCGGGCGGCCAGGCGCACTCGCGCTGGAGGCTCGGTCCCCGCGCCGGCTCCGCCGCCGGAGCGGCGTGCCTCGGCTCGCGTGCGACGAAAGGTCGCACGCGGGACCGGCCGCCGCTATCCTCGGGCGCGCATGGCGCTGCGCGGGCACGGCCGCACCTTCGCGAGCCTCGCCGAGGTGATGGCGAAGGCGAACGAGGAGAAGTCGGGCGATCGCCTGGCCGGGCTCGCGGCCGCCGACGGCGAGGAGCGCGTCGCCGCGAAGGCCGCGCTCGCCGGCGTGCCGCTGCGCCGCTTCGTCGAGGAGCCGCTGCTTCCCGACGACGCGCTCACGCGCGTCTTCCTCGAGGCGCAGGATGCGGCCGCCTTCGCGCCCGCCGCCGGCTGGACGGTGGGTGAGTTGCGCGAGCACCTCCTCGCCGACGCGCCCGGGGTCCTCGCGGCCCTGCGCCCGGGGTTGCTCCCCGAGATGGCCGCCGCCGTCGCGAAGCTGATGTCGAACCTCGATCTCCTGCTCGCGGCGAAGAAGCTGCCGGTCGTGGTGCGCGGCCGGACGACGCTCGGTATGCCCGGCCGTCTGGCGACGCGCATCCAGCCGAACCACCCGCGCGACGGCGTCGACGGCATCGTCGCCAGCACGCTCGAGGGTCTCGCCTACGGCTGCGGCGACGCGGTGCTCGGCGTGAACCCCGTCGACGATCGCGTCGAGGTGGTGTGTCGCGTCGCCGACGCGCTCAGCGACGTGCGCACGCGCCTCGAGGTCCCGACGCAGGTCTCGGTGCTGGCGCACGTGACGACGCAGCTGCACGCGCTCGCCGCCGGGGCGCCGCTCGACGTGCTGTTCCAGTCCGTCGGCGGCACCGCCGCGGCGAACCGCGCCTTCGGCATCGACCTCGCGCTGCTCGACGAGGCCGACGCCGCCATCCGCGCGCACGGCCGGCTCGGCGGCGGCGCGCACTGGTACTTCGAGACGGGGCAGGGCTCCGAGCTGTCGAGCGAGGCCCACGGCGGGCTCGACCAGGTGACGCTCGAGGCGCGCTGCTACGGCGTCGCGCGGCGCTACGCGCCGTTGCTCGTCAACACGGTGGTCGGGTTCATCGGCCCCGAATATCTCTGGGACGCGCGCCAGGTGATCCGTGCCGGGCTCGAGGACCACTGCATGGGCAAGCTGCTCGGCGTCCCGATGGGCGTCGACGTCTGCTACACGAATCACATGGCGGCCGACCAGAACGACCTCGAGTCGCTGGCCGTGCTGCTCGGGACGGCGGGCTGCAACTACCTCATGGCCGTGCCGATGGGCGACGACTGCATGCTCTCGTACCAGACGTCGTCCTTCCACGACGGCGCCGCGCTGCGCGAGCTGCTCGGCCTGCGCCCGGCACCGGAGTTCGAGCGCTGGTGCGAGGCGCGCGGCCTCATGGCGGAGGGACGGCTGACGGCGCGCGCGGGCGACGCGCGGCTGCTGGCGTGAGCGCCGGTCGCATGGCCCCGGACTTCGACCGCGCCCGCCGCACGACGCCGGCCCGCCTCGACGTCGGCCGTGCCGGCAGCCGCCCGCGTACGGCGACGTGGCTCGCCTTCCAGCGCGATCACGCCGCCGCGCGGGACGCCGTGTGGTCCGCGTGGTCGCCGGCGTTCGAGGCGCGGCTCGTCGGGCTCGGGTTCACCATCGTCTCGTCGGCCGCGCCCGACCGGGCGGCCTACGTGCGCGAGCCTCCTTGCGGGCGGCGGCTCGCGCCGGGCACGGTGCTGCCCGCGGCGACGCGGCCGGCGTGGCAGGTCGTCCTCTCCGACGGTCTCTCGCCACGCGCCGCCGAGGCGCACCTCGAGCGCCTCTGGCCGGACCTCGCGCGGCATCTCGCCGCGCTGGGTCCGCTCGGGACGCCGATCGCCGTGCGCAACGGGCGTGTCGCCGTCGGCGACGCGATCGGTGCGGCGACCGGCGCCGACGTCGTCGTGCACCTGATCGGCGAGCGTCCGGGGCTCGCCGCCGCCGACGGCCTCGGCTGCTATCTCACCTGGCGTCCCGGGCCGACGACCACCGACGCCGACCGCAAGTGCATCTCGAACATCCGCCCCGCCGGCCTCGATCCCGCCGAGGCCGGCGCGACCATCGCCGGCGTCTGCCGGCGGATCCGCGCGCACGGCGGCTCGGGCACCGACCTCGTGCTGTGACCTCTGCGCGGGTGGCACAGGTGTGCCACCGTCGCGCGCGCAGGTGGGTCGCGGACGGCGCACTCGCCGCCGCGCGGCCACGGCCGGCGGGCCTTCGGCGATGGCACGTCGGCTGCTCTTTCGCCCTCGCGATGCGCCATTCCTCCCTCCGCCTCCCACTCGCCGCGCTGCTCGTCCTGGCCTCCGTCTCCGTCGGCCGCGCCGCCGCGCCGACGCTCCAGGCCTACGACTTCTTCCTCCGCTCGGGGCACACGCTGTTCCTCCTGCCGCCGACGAAGCTGAGCGCGCCGTCGGACAGCCTCACGCTGACGCCCGGCGCGCCGACGCTCGCCGCCTTCCCCACCTTCGCCACCACGCAGACGATCGGCGCGTTGCTCGCGCCGAAGGGCGTGTCCGCGAACGAGCTCACGAACGGCGCCGCGCTGCTCTACCTGCGCGCGAGCCGCAGCCTTCCGAGCTGCGTGACGCTCGCGCTCACGCTGCGCGGGGCCGAGAGCGGGACGACGGTCGCGAGCACGTTCGTGTCCGGGGTCACGCTGCGCGACCGCGTGAACACCGTCTCGGTGCCGTTCCAGTTCGCCCCGGGCGCGCCCGCCACGCTGGCGGACGAGCCGATGCAGCTGCTCCTCGAGACCCGCATCGCGGCGCCCTGCCGTGCCGCCACGATCCGCCTCCTCTACGACGGCAAGGGTCGCCCGAGCCGCGTCGCCATCGCCTCCTGCACGGCGCCGGTGGACTCGCCCGACCTGAACGGCAACGGCCTTCCCGACGTCTGCGAGGCGCCGTTCACGCCCGACGGCGACGCCGACGGCGACGGCGTCCCGAACGGCGAGGACAACTGCCCGCTCGTCGCGAACCCCGATCAGGCCGACAGCGACGGCAACGGCATCGGCGACGCCTGCGATACGGTGACGCCGCCGCCGGGGCAGGACGACGACGACGGCGACGGCGTGCCGAACGAGATCGACAACTGCGTCGACGTCGCGAACCCCGACCAGGCGGACAGCGACGGTGACGGGCTGGGCGACGCCTGCGATCCGATCGTCACGCCGCCGGGGCCCGATCCCCGCGATTCGGACGGGGACGGCATCGACGATGCCGACGACAACTGCCCGTTCATGGCCAACGCCGATCAGAGCGACCTCAACGGCGATGGCATCGGCGACCTCTGCCAGTGCACGCTGCCGGCGCCCGGCCGCTGCATCCCCGGCGGCGGTAACCCGCGCACCGACTGCCTCGCCGAGTTCAATACGCCGGGGCCGGTGCTGCACCGCCGCGGCGGCAAGGTGCGCCGCGTCCTCCGCTGCATCGACGGCGACCCCGTCTGCGACCGCGACGGCACCGCCGACGGCAGCTGCACCTTCGCCGTCTCCCTCTGCTTCGCCAACGACGACCCGCGCCTCGGCGCCTGCCGGGCGGCCGAGCCGCGCCGCATCGACATCCTCGCGGCGCCCGACGGTCTCGCCGGGGCCCGCCTCCTCGCGCTCGCGAGCGGCGCCGGGCTCGAGGC from bacterium encodes:
- a CDS encoding group 1 truncated hemoglobin, with product MQPSLVEQAGGPEAIRAVLRDFYGHVFGDFMIGFLFKGADKERLIAKETELTLHALGADVAYTGRDVRQAHATHPIMGGHFMRRRKLLADAIARAALPDAVRDAWLAHTDSLRPDVTRDRTDECDAAGAHARLRGG
- a CDS encoding ethanolamine ammonia-lyase subunit EutB, with translation MALRGHGRTFASLAEVMAKANEEKSGDRLAGLAAADGEERVAAKAALAGVPLRRFVEEPLLPDDALTRVFLEAQDAAAFAPAAGWTVGELREHLLADAPGVLAALRPGLLPEMAAAVAKLMSNLDLLLAAKKLPVVVRGRTTLGMPGRLATRIQPNHPRDGVDGIVASTLEGLAYGCGDAVLGVNPVDDRVEVVCRVADALSDVRTRLEVPTQVSVLAHVTTQLHALAAGAPLDVLFQSVGGTAAANRAFGIDLALLDEADAAIRAHGRLGGGAHWYFETGQGSELSSEAHGGLDQVTLEARCYGVARRYAPLLVNTVVGFIGPEYLWDARQVIRAGLEDHCMGKLLGVPMGVDVCYTNHMAADQNDLESLAVLLGTAGCNYLMAVPMGDDCMLSYQTSSFHDGAALRELLGLRPAPEFERWCEARGLMAEGRLTARAGDARLLA
- a CDS encoding ethanolamine ammonia-lyase subunit EutC, whose translation is MSAGRMAPDFDRARRTTPARLDVGRAGSRPRTATWLAFQRDHAAARDAVWSAWSPAFEARLVGLGFTIVSSAAPDRAAYVREPPCGRRLAPGTVLPAATRPAWQVVLSDGLSPRAAEAHLERLWPDLARHLAALGPLGTPIAVRNGRVAVGDAIGAATGADVVVHLIGERPGLAAADGLGCYLTWRPGPTTTDADRKCISNIRPAGLDPAEAGATIAGVCRRIRAHGGSGTDLVL
- a CDS encoding thrombospondin type 3 repeat-containing protein, which codes for MRHSSLRLPLAALLVLASVSVGRAAAPTLQAYDFFLRSGHTLFLLPPTKLSAPSDSLTLTPGAPTLAAFPTFATTQTIGALLAPKGVSANELTNGAALLYLRASRSLPSCVTLALTLRGAESGTTVASTFVSGVTLRDRVNTVSVPFQFAPGAPATLADEPMQLLLETRIAAPCRAATIRLLYDGKGRPSRVAIASCTAPVDSPDLNGNGLPDVCEAPFTPDGDADGDGVPNGEDNCPLVANPDQADSDGNGIGDACDTVTPPPGQDDDDGDGVPNEIDNCVDVANPDQADSDGDGLGDACDPIVTPPGPDPRDSDGDGIDDADDNCPFMANADQSDLNGDGIGDLCQCTLPAPGRCIPGGGNPRTDCLAEFNTPGPVLHRRGGKVRRVLRCIDGDPVCDRDGTADGSCTFAVSLCFANDDPRLGACRAAEPRRIDILAAPDGLAGARLLALASGAGLEARLKGQQIVTPSATAGTTIGVRNTCTEPALVQVPAPTGRARRVRRWIRTDTSDARGRHDRDRLRLECVGRVR